GCGTCGCCGGGGAGCCGTACGCGGAGGTGCGCAAGCTGCTGGACCGCGCCGCCTCCCGGGTCGCCCTGCTCCCGCTGGTCGACCGCTACACGCGGGCCAAGCACGACGCCCGGGCGATGGACTTCGGCGACCAGATGGCGATCGCGGCCCGGGTCGCGGACCGCTTCGCCGAGGTCGGCCGGGCTGAGCGGGCCCGGTACGCGGTGGTGCTGCTGGACGAGTACCAGGACACCGGCCACGCCCAGCTCACCCTGCTGCGGGCCCTGTACGGACCGGGCGGCCACGCCGTCACCGCGGTCGGCGACCCGGCCCAGGCCATCTACGGCTGGCGCGGCGCCAGCGCGAACAACCTGCACCGGTTCGCCGCGCACTTCCGGACCGGCGGCGGCGACCCCGCCCCGGTGCTGCCGCTGTCGACCTCGTTCCGCAACGACGAGCTCGTCCTGGACGTGGCCAACGCGCTGTCGGTCGAGATCCGGGAGAACGTGCCGTCGCTGACGCCGGGGCCGCGGGGCGAGCCGGGCCAGGTCCGGGCCGCGCTGCTGGAGACCGTCACCGGCGAGGCCGACTGGGTCGCAGGCGAGATCGCCGCGGTCTGGCGGGCCGACGCGGCCGACCGGCGGGCCGGCGCGGGCGGCGCGGGCGGCCGCAGCGTGGCCGTGCTCTGCCGCCGGCGCAGCCAGTTCGACCTGGTCGCGGGCGCGCTGCGGGCCCGCGGCGTGCCGGTCGAGCTGGTCGGCCTGGGTGGGCTGCTGGCCACCCCCGAGGTCCGGGACCTGGTCAGCACGCTGCAGGTGGTCAGCGACCCGACCGCGGGCGCGGCGCTGGCCCGGCTGCTCACCGGCGCCCGCTGGCGGGTCGGCGGCAAGGACGTGGCCGCGCTCGGCAAACGGGCCCGGGCGCTCGCGGCCCGGCACGAGGAGGCCGCGCAGGGCACCCGGGACGTGGTCTCGGACGCCAGCCTGGTCGAGGCCCTGGACGACCTCGGCCCGCCCGAGCCCTACTCGGCCGTCGGCTTCGAGCGGATGGCCCGGCTCGCCGACGAGCTGGCCGCGCTGCGCAGGCGGACCGCGCAGCCGCTGCCGGACCTGGTCGCCGACGTCGAGCGGACGCTGCTGCTGGACGTCGAGGTCGCGGCCGCGCCGGACCGGGACCGTGCCGCCGGCCGGGCCCACCTGGACCGGTTCGCCGAGGTCGCGGCCGACTTCTCGGTCGACGCCGAGATGCCCACGCTGGGCGCGTTCCTGGCCTACCTGGCCGCGGCCGAGGACGCCGAGCGGGGGCTGGAGGCGGGCGTGGTCGACGTCGACACCGACCGGGTCCAAGTGCTGACCGTGCATGCAGCGAAGGGGCTCGAGTGGGACGTGGTCGCGGTACCCGGGCTCACCCACGATGTCTTCCCGGACCTGCTGTCCACCCGGGGCTCGGGCTGGGCCACCAGCGCGCCGACCCTGCCGTACCCGCTGCGGGGGGACGGCTCGGACCTGCCGGTCTTCGACGTGGTCACGCCGCGGGACCAGAAGGGGATCGACGAGGCCCGCAAGGACTTCGTGGCGGCGTGCAAGGAGCGGGCCGTCCGGGAGGAGCGGCGGCTGGCGTACGTGGCCGTGACCCGGGCCCGGCACCTGCTGCTGGCCTCCGGCTACTGGTGGGACACCGCGGTCCGGCCGCGCGGGCCGTCGCCGTTCCTGTCCGAACTGCGGCTGGTCCGCGGCGTCCAGGTCGACCAGTGGGCCGACCCGCCGCCCGAGGACGCGGCCAACCCGCTGCCGCCGCCCGCGCCGATGCCGTGGCCGGCCGACCCGCTCGGGGCCCGGCGGCCGCTGGTCGAGCAGGGTGCGTCGCTGGTCCGCTCGGCGCTGGCCGGGTCCGCGCCGGTGGACGAGGGGACCTTGTTCGCCGAGGAGGACCTGCTCGCGCTGGGCTGGCAGCGGGAGGCCGAGATCCTGCTGGCCGAGCGGGCCCGGATCGCGGCCGGCCCGGCCACCGCGGACGTCCCGCTGCCCGGCCACCTCGCGGTCACCGACCTGGTCACGCTGGCCCGCGACCCGCTCGCGCTGGCCCGCCGGGTCCGCCGCCCGGTGCCGACCCGGCCGGCCCCGCTGGCCCGCCGCGGCACCGCCTTCCACGCCTGGCTGGAGGAGCGGTACGGCGGCCAGCGGCTGCTCGACCTGGACGAGCTGCCCGGCTCGGCCGACGCCGAGGCCGCGCCGGACTCGGAGCTGGCCCTGCTGCAGGAGCGGTTCCTGGCCAGCGCCTGGGCCGACCGGGTGCCGGACGAGGTCGAGGTCGCGTTCGAGACCGTGGTCGGCGGGGTGGTGGTCCGGGGCCGGATCGACGCCGTGTTCGCCGACCCGGACGGCGGCTGGACGGTGGTGGACTGGAAGACCGGCGACCCGCCGCGGGACCCGTCCGCGGCCTCGGTCCAGCTGGCCGCGTACCGGCTGGCCTGGGCCGAGCTGTCAGGTACGCCGGTCGAGCTGGTCCGGGCCGCGTTCCACCACGTCCGCGCGGACCGTACGGTGGCGCCGATCGACCTGCTCGGCGCGGCCGGCCTGCACGCCCTGGTCGAGTCGATCCCTACCGGCCGCTGATCCGGTCGAGGGCGAGGTCGGCGACGACGTCCGGCTCCTGCTCGGGGACCCAGTGCGAGACGCCGGGCAGCTCCACGAACCGGTACGGCCCGGTCACGTGCACGGCGCAGTCCTCGGCCGCGACCCGGCTCACCGCGAGATCGTCCGTGCCCCAGACGTACGTGGTCGGGACGGTGACCGGGCCGAGGCCCTCGATGTCGGCCCGGCTCATCGCCCGGTACCAGTTCAGCGGGCCGGTCAGCGCGCCCGGCTCGGTCAGCGGCACGACGAACTCGTCCGCCGGCACCGGCCCGAACATCCGCCGCAGCCGGCGCGCGCCGTCCGCCAGCAGCAGCTGCTCGGAGTCCGGCCGGCGGAAGACCGCGAGGTACTCCGAGCGCCGCTGCTGCTCCGGATCCGTCCGCAGCGCGGCGGCGTGCGCGGCCGGGTGCGGGACGCTCACCGCGGTCAGCGTGGCGACCCGGTCCGGGTGCCGGACCGCGAGGTTCCAGGCCACGACCGCGCCCCAGTCGTGCCCGAGCACGTGCGCGGTCCGCAGCCCGAGCGCGTCGAGCAGCCCGAGCGCGTCCGCGACCACGTGGTGGATCGAGTACGCCTCGACCCCGTCGGGCCGGGCACCGGGGGAGTAGCCGCGCTGGTCCGGCGCGACCGTCCGCAGCCCGGCCTCCTGCAGCGCCGGCGTGACGCCGGCCCACATCCCGGAGTTCTCCGGGAATCCGTGCAACAACAGCACGGCCGGCCCGTCTTCGGGCCCGCCGATCCGGACGTCGAAAACCAGGCCCTGAATGTCAACCGGAACTGCGCTGTCCATCGTCCCAGTCTCCCCCGGTCGGGCGGCGGGCCGAGGCCCGCCGGACGCCGATGCGGTAGGAAGGTTCGGTGGGAGCTCGATGACGGCCGACGCCGAGCGCCGCACCGAGCTGGTACGCCGGGCCCAGCAGGGCGACGCGATCGCGATGGACCAGGTCCTCGCCGAGATCTCGCCGTACGTGGGCCGGCTGTGCGGGTCGATCGCCGTGCAGGACGGCCCGGACGCCGCCCAGGAGGCGCTGATCGCGGTCTTCCGGGCGCTGCCGCAGCTCACCGAGCCGGCGGCGTTGTTCGGCTGGGTCCGCTCGATCGCGGTCCGGGAGGCGGTCCGGGTGGCCACGCGGTCCGGCCGGCAGCGAACCGCTGAGCTGGGCGAGGTGCCCGGCCGGGACGACCCGGAGCTGGCCGCGGACGTACGGGACGTGCTGTCCCGGCTGAGCCCGCAGCACCGGGCGGTGCTGGTGCTGCGGGACCTGGAGGGGCTGGACCAAGCGGCGGTGGCGGCGATCCTGTCGGTGCCGCCCCCGACCGTACGGACCCGGTTGTTCCGGGCCCGGCGCAACTTCCGCAGGGAGTGGGAGGCGACCTGACCGTCGCCGACACGATCGGCCGGGCCGGGGAACGCGACGCGCTTGCGGTGCCTCTTCTCTCGTGTCGGCGGCCGGACCGGTCGCGTCCCGGAGGGAGCAGCGGCTGATGTCCGTACGCAGCGAGGAAAGGCCGATGCCGGAGCTCCCCGGCGTCACCCACCGGCAGGTGGACGCCGGCGGCGTCGGCCTGCACGTGGCCGAGATCGGCTCCGGCGCCCCGGTCGTCCTGCTGCACGGCTTCCCCCAGCACTGGTTCGCCTGGCGCGACGTCGCGGCCCGGCTCGCCCCCGACCACCGGGTGCTCAGCGTCGACCTGCGCGGTTTCGGCTGGTCGGA
The genomic region above belongs to Mycobacteriales bacterium and contains:
- a CDS encoding sigma-70 family RNA polymerase sigma factor, producing the protein MTADAERRTELVRRAQQGDAIAMDQVLAEISPYVGRLCGSIAVQDGPDAAQEALIAVFRALPQLTEPAALFGWVRSIAVREAVRVATRSGRQRTAELGEVPGRDDPELAADVRDVLSRLSPQHRAVLVLRDLEGLDQAAVAAILSVPPPTVRTRLFRARRNFRREWEAT
- a CDS encoding alpha/beta hydrolase gives rise to the protein MDSAVPVDIQGLVFDVRIGGPEDGPAVLLLHGFPENSGMWAGVTPALQEAGLRTVAPDQRGYSPGARPDGVEAYSIHHVVADALGLLDALGLRTAHVLGHDWGAVVAWNLAVRHPDRVATLTAVSVPHPAAHAAALRTDPEQQRRSEYLAVFRRPDSEQLLLADGARRLRRMFGPVPADEFVVPLTEPGALTGPLNWYRAMSRADIEGLGPVTVPTTYVWGTDDLAVSRVAAEDCAVHVTGPYRFVELPGVSHWVPEQEPDVVADLALDRISGR
- a CDS encoding ATP-dependent DNA helicase — protein: MTAPRWSPQELAAALRLPPPTDEQAAVIGAPLAPAVVVAGAGSGKTETMSGRVLWLVANEYVRPDQILGLTFTTKAAGELAGRIRVRLGQLRTFLGASGPAGDPALAGEPAVSTYHAYAGRLVSEHALRLGVEPSVRLLTEAMTWQLAQKVVRTYDLDVPELDNAESTVTNWVLDLAGELAEHLVEPDELRRWTDDLRTRVLARPRRSASGRGVAGEPYAEVRKLLDRAASRVALLPLVDRYTRAKHDARAMDFGDQMAIAARVADRFAEVGRAERARYAVVLLDEYQDTGHAQLTLLRALYGPGGHAVTAVGDPAQAIYGWRGASANNLHRFAAHFRTGGGDPAPVLPLSTSFRNDELVLDVANALSVEIRENVPSLTPGPRGEPGQVRAALLETVTGEADWVAGEIAAVWRADAADRRAGAGGAGGRSVAVLCRRRSQFDLVAGALRARGVPVELVGLGGLLATPEVRDLVSTLQVVSDPTAGAALARLLTGARWRVGGKDVAALGKRARALAARHEEAAQGTRDVVSDASLVEALDDLGPPEPYSAVGFERMARLADELAALRRRTAQPLPDLVADVERTLLLDVEVAAAPDRDRAAGRAHLDRFAEVAADFSVDAEMPTLGAFLAYLAAAEDAERGLEAGVVDVDTDRVQVLTVHAAKGLEWDVVAVPGLTHDVFPDLLSTRGSGWATSAPTLPYPLRGDGSDLPVFDVVTPRDQKGIDEARKDFVAACKERAVREERRLAYVAVTRARHLLLASGYWWDTAVRPRGPSPFLSELRLVRGVQVDQWADPPPEDAANPLPPPAPMPWPADPLGARRPLVEQGASLVRSALAGSAPVDEGTLFAEEDLLALGWQREAEILLAERARIAAGPATADVPLPGHLAVTDLVTLARDPLALARRVRRPVPTRPAPLARRGTAFHAWLEERYGGQRLLDLDELPGSADAEAAPDSELALLQERFLASAWADRVPDEVEVAFETVVGGVVVRGRIDAVFADPDGGWTVVDWKTGDPPRDPSAASVQLAAYRLAWAELSGTPVELVRAAFHHVRADRTVAPIDLLGAAGLHALVESIPTGR